The stretch of DNA GCCACCGCGTAACCCCGCATCTGCTGCGGGCGGTCGGCGGCTCCCGGGTGAGTGCGCCCGCGCCCCGCAGCGTGGGCATCAAGCCCGCGACCGCCGCGCTGGTGCGTGAGGGGATGGCGGAAGTAGTGCGTCGCGGCACCGCCCGGAGAATATGGGACCCCAACTTCCCGGTTGGCGGCAAGACCGGAACCGCTGAGAACCCGCACGGCAAGCCGCATGCTTGGTTCGTCGGCTTCGCGCCCGTGGCCCGACCGCAGGTTGTCGTCGCCGTGGTCGTGGAGCAGGGAGGGCACGGCTCGGCCGCAGCGCCCATCGGCGCCGCGCTGCTGCGGGCGGCCCTGCGCGAGCCGGCGGCGCCTTCTGCGGTGGCCGCCGGGGCGCCCCAACGCGGCCAATGACCGGGTGTGACCGATTCTAGTGGGGATGGTTGGGCGACGCACCGGGCGCGACCTCGTAGGGGCAAGGTATGCCTTGCCCCTACCTCCGCGCCCCGACCTGTCGGGGCGCGCCCAAAGGCCCCCCACTTCTCGAGGTCATACCCCGAATGACCCGGGAGGCTGCCCATACCCCTCTGGCAGCAGGGTTAGCGCCCATCGTCAGCGCCTCCCACCGCGCGCCCACTCGACCACTGCTCCCTGCAACCCCGATGGTGGTTGCAGCGGTCGCAGGCGGTGGAAGTTCGTCGCCTGCTGGAAGGCGTGCGCGGCGCGCAGAATCGTCGCCTCCGCGAGCGGCTTGCCCGTGATCTGAAGCCCGATAGGCAGGCCGTCAGCGAACCCCGCGGGGATGGACATGGCGGGCAGGCCGGCGAGATTG from Armatimonadota bacterium encodes:
- a CDS encoding amidase family protein, with translation NLAGLPAMSIPAGFADGLPIGLQITGKPLAEATILRAAHAFQQATNFHRLRPLQPPSGLQGAVVEWARGGRR